The proteins below come from a single Burkholderia sp. PAMC 26561 genomic window:
- a CDS encoding manganese catalase family protein has translation MFVHNKRLQYTVRVAAPNPGLANLMLEQFGGSQGELAAACRYFTQAVGEDDPGRKDLLFDIATEELSHLEIIGSIVAMLNKGAKGQLAEGVEEEAELYRSLTGNGNDSHITSLLYGGGPALTSSAGVPWTAAYIDTIGEPTADLRSNIAAEARAKIVYERLINLTDDPGIRDTLGFLMTREIAHQKSFEKALHSIQPNFPQGKLPGKPEFTSVYYNMSQGTEPALRGPWNEGGDWKFVEDPQPAVDGGDGLASVGVSEADIDVLQAMAARTASDPSSDPTTGADLGSGQAMVS, from the coding sequence ATGTTCGTACATAACAAACGCCTGCAGTACACAGTGCGCGTCGCAGCGCCGAATCCTGGTCTCGCCAACCTGATGCTCGAGCAATTCGGCGGGTCGCAAGGCGAACTCGCGGCCGCATGCCGGTACTTCACGCAAGCAGTCGGTGAAGACGATCCGGGCCGCAAGGACCTTCTGTTCGACATCGCCACTGAAGAGCTAAGCCACCTCGAGATCATCGGTTCGATCGTCGCGATGCTGAACAAAGGCGCCAAGGGCCAGCTTGCTGAAGGCGTGGAAGAGGAAGCCGAGCTTTACCGCTCGCTGACGGGCAACGGCAACGACTCGCACATCACGTCGCTGCTTTATGGCGGCGGTCCCGCGCTGACGAGTTCGGCCGGGGTTCCCTGGACGGCTGCCTATATCGACACGATTGGCGAGCCGACTGCCGATCTGCGTTCGAACATTGCAGCCGAAGCGCGCGCAAAGATCGTCTACGAACGCCTGATCAATCTCACCGACGACCCGGGCATCCGCGACACGCTCGGCTTCCTGATGACGCGCGAAATCGCGCACCAGAAGTCGTTCGAGAAGGCGTTGCACTCCATCCAGCCGAATTTCCCGCAAGGAAAGTTGCCGGGCAAGCCCGAATTCACAAGCGTGTACTACAACATGTCGCAAGGCACGGAACCGGCGTTGCGCGGACCGTGGAACGAAGGCGGCGACTGGAAGTTCGTGGAAGATCCGCAGCCGGCCGTGGACGGCGGTGACGGACTGGCAAGCGTTGGGGTATCGGAAGCAGACATCGATGTGCTGCAGGCCATGGCCGCACGCACGGCATCAGATCCGAGTTCGGATCCGACGACGGGCGCCGATCTGGGATCGGGTCAGGCGATGGTGTCGTAA
- a CDS encoding 3-deoxy-7-phosphoheptulonate synthase — translation MSRLDNPFHDQEAGRADATQDTTRIDDVRIGAVRPLISPALLQDDLPVTPSVQTLVEQSRVEIANILQGRDDRLVVVVGPCSIHDHDQAIAYAQLLKTAADALRDDLLIVMRVYFEKPRTTVGWKGYINDPLLDGTFRINEGLRRARQLLLDIGNMGLPTGTEFLDLLSPQYIADLIAWGAIGARTTESQSHRQLASGLSCPIGFKNGTDGGVQIAADAIVAAAASHAFMGMTKMGMAAIFETRGNADAHVILRGGKKGPNYDREGVAAACAALKDVGLREQVMIDCSHANSGKSHLRQVEVGEDIARQLNDGDKRIIGVMIESHLEEGRQDLKPGVPLRRGVSITDACLAWTQTEPVLQTLAAAVRERRKH, via the coding sequence ATGAGCCGCCTCGACAACCCATTCCACGACCAGGAGGCCGGCCGGGCCGACGCGACCCAGGACACCACGCGCATCGACGATGTCCGCATCGGCGCCGTCCGTCCGCTGATCTCGCCCGCGCTATTGCAAGACGACCTGCCCGTGACGCCGTCCGTGCAGACGCTGGTCGAACAAAGCCGCGTCGAGATCGCCAATATCCTGCAAGGACGGGATGACCGTCTGGTCGTCGTGGTCGGACCGTGCTCCATCCACGATCACGATCAGGCGATCGCATATGCGCAACTTTTGAAAACCGCCGCCGACGCACTACGCGACGATTTGCTGATCGTCATGCGCGTGTATTTCGAAAAGCCGCGCACGACAGTAGGCTGGAAGGGTTACATCAACGACCCCTTGCTCGATGGCACTTTCCGCATCAATGAAGGCCTGCGCCGCGCGCGTCAGTTGCTGCTCGATATCGGCAACATGGGGCTGCCCACCGGCACGGAATTCCTCGACCTGCTGAGCCCGCAATACATTGCGGATCTGATCGCGTGGGGCGCAATCGGCGCGCGCACGACCGAAAGCCAGAGTCATCGGCAACTGGCATCAGGCCTGAGCTGCCCGATCGGATTCAAGAACGGCACCGACGGCGGCGTGCAGATAGCAGCAGACGCAATCGTCGCGGCCGCCGCCAGCCACGCGTTCATGGGCATGACGAAGATGGGCATGGCCGCCATCTTCGAAACGCGCGGCAACGCGGACGCACACGTCATCCTGCGCGGCGGCAAGAAAGGTCCGAACTACGATCGCGAAGGCGTGGCTGCGGCCTGCGCCGCGTTGAAGGACGTGGGCTTGCGTGAGCAGGTGATGATCGATTGCTCGCATGCAAACTCGGGCAAGTCACATCTGCGTCAGGTCGAAGTAGGCGAAGACATTGCGCGTCAATTGAACGATGGCGACAAGCGGATCATCGGTGTGATGATCGAAAGTCATCTCGAAGAGGGACGGCAGGACCTGAAGCCGGGTGTGCCGTTGCGCCGGGGTGTATCGATTACCGACGCATGTCTCGCATGGACGCAGACCGAGCCCGTTTTGCAGACGCTCGCCGCAGCGGTGCGCGAGCGTCGCAAGCACTGA
- a CDS encoding MFS transporter has translation MAEKLGSPAVVASKTSMNFRWTVLIWLVAGGIINYIDRASLSIAAPEMIRELGLSRTQIGLLGTVFAWTYAVMQLPAGWVIDRFGAKKAYAVAMIWWSVATYMTGVVGSVSGLLVMRALLAVGEAPCWPTSAKITAAWFPNKERGFATGIWDSSSKWGPALAPAVLVALMVAFGWRSLFHVAGAVGIVFAIVFLLFYRNPEQSKRLSKEEFAYIEAGGGGRERSISNSTHEWRGLFTHRSVWGMILGYFCAIWLWNLFLVFLPLYLLDRFHISFVQLGFYASIPWIGGAVGEIIVGYLTKKMVDRGMATPIDAKRMWIVICAIGAAISAVAIPFVDSLGMTITLMTLGLAFLAAIIGAAWALASDVAPKSMVASVSAIQNFGGYFGGAFSPVVAGFIVDRTGSYTIALISGGVIAGCSALFYWFMVKRVVAERGEA, from the coding sequence GTGGCCGAGAAGCTGGGATCCCCTGCAGTCGTTGCAAGTAAAACCAGCATGAACTTCCGATGGACCGTGCTGATCTGGCTGGTGGCCGGCGGCATCATCAATTACATCGACCGCGCAAGTCTTTCCATTGCAGCGCCGGAAATGATCCGGGAACTGGGTTTGTCGCGGACGCAGATTGGTCTGCTCGGCACCGTCTTCGCGTGGACCTATGCCGTGATGCAGTTGCCGGCGGGATGGGTCATCGACCGGTTCGGCGCGAAAAAAGCGTATGCAGTCGCGATGATCTGGTGGAGCGTCGCGACCTACATGACCGGCGTGGTGGGATCGGTGAGCGGGTTGCTCGTGATGCGCGCGCTGCTTGCGGTCGGCGAAGCGCCATGCTGGCCGACTTCGGCAAAAATCACGGCCGCGTGGTTTCCGAACAAGGAACGTGGTTTTGCGACGGGGATCTGGGATTCGTCATCTAAATGGGGACCGGCGCTCGCGCCTGCCGTGCTCGTTGCGCTGATGGTTGCATTCGGATGGCGCTCGCTTTTTCACGTGGCGGGTGCAGTCGGTATTGTGTTCGCGATCGTCTTCCTGCTTTTTTATCGCAATCCGGAGCAAAGCAAGCGGCTTTCGAAAGAGGAATTTGCGTACATAGAAGCGGGCGGCGGCGGGCGCGAACGGTCCATCAGCAACTCTACGCACGAGTGGCGCGGCTTGTTCACGCATCGCAGCGTCTGGGGCATGATCCTCGGCTACTTCTGCGCGATCTGGTTGTGGAATTTGTTCCTGGTTTTCCTGCCTTTGTACCTGCTCGATCGCTTCCACATTTCGTTCGTACAGCTCGGTTTTTACGCCAGCATTCCGTGGATTGGCGGCGCCGTGGGGGAAATCATCGTCGGGTATCTGACGAAGAAAATGGTCGATCGCGGCATGGCGACGCCTATCGATGCGAAGCGCATGTGGATCGTGATCTGCGCGATCGGCGCTGCCATTTCGGCGGTGGCGATTCCGTTCGTCGACTCGTTGGGAATGACGATCACGCTGATGACGCTCGGCCTCGCGTTCCTTGCCGCGATCATTGGTGCGGCATGGGCGCTGGCGTCGGATGTCGCGCCCAAGTCGATGGTTGCCTCCGTGAGCGCGATCCAGAATTTCGGCGGTTATTTTGGCGGTGCGTTCTCGCCGGTGGTGGCAGGGTTTATTGTCGATAGAACCGGTTCGTACACCATCGCGCTGATTTCAGGCGGCGTGATAGCGGGATGTTCCGCGCTGTTCTACTGGTTCATGGTGAAGCGCGTTGTGGCAGAACGAGGCGAAGCGTAG